In the genome of Carnobacterium viridans, one region contains:
- a CDS encoding cold-shock protein → MEQGTVKWFNAEKGFGFIEREGADDVFVHFSAIQSEGFKSLEEGQAVTFDVEEGNRGPQAANVNKA, encoded by the coding sequence ATGGAACAAGGTACAGTAAAATGGTTTAACGCAGAAAAAGGTTTTGGATTTATCGAACGTGAAGGAGCAGACGATGTATTCGTACATTTCTCAGCTATCCAAAGCGAAGGATTCAAATCTTTAGAAGAAGGACAAGCAGTAACTTTCGACGTTGAAGAAGGAAACCGTGGACCTCAAGCAGCAAACGTAAACAAAGCTTAA
- a CDS encoding cold-shock protein, with product MEQGTVKWFNAEKGFGFIEREGADDVFVHFSAIQGEGFKSLEEGQAVTFDVEEGNRGPQAANVNKA from the coding sequence ATGGAACAAGGTACAGTAAAATGGTTTAACGCAGAAAAAGGTTTTGGATTTATCGAACGTGAAGGAGCAGACGATGTATTCGTACATTTCTCAGCTATCCAAGGCGAAGGATTCAAATCTTTAGAAGAAGGACAAGCAGTAACTTTCGACGTTGAAGAAGGAAACCGTGGACCTCAAGCAGCTAACGTAAACAAAGCGTAA
- a CDS encoding DUF5361 domain-containing protein, translating to MICDLAETYHIYDYRQLPLKMVAVFSVGLRNNSRIKMRMNKQPVELDTLLLAGISDKLSTMMWWQTKDGQKGVNRPDSLVDVITNSQPKEKNVIAFSSGEDFTNRRNETPKKTRKEENNWQTEIRSSLYTNYAFS from the coding sequence CTGATTTGTGACCTCGCAGAAACTTATCACATATACGATTACAGACAGTTGCCACTAAAAATGGTAGCTGTTTTTTCTGTTGGTTTGAGGAATAACTCACGCATAAAGATGAGGATGAACAAACAACCTGTCGAATTAGACACTCTTTTACTGGCTGGAATCAGTGATAAATTAAGCACGATGATGTGGTGGCAAACCAAAGACGGTCAAAAAGGTGTCAACAGACCAGATTCATTAGTAGACGTGATTACAAATAGTCAACCAAAAGAAAAGAATGTGATTGCATTTAGTTCTGGCGAGGACTTTACAAACAGAAGAAATGAAACTCCTAAAAAAACACGAAAGGAGGAAAATAATTGGCAAACAGAAATTAGGTCAAGCTTATATACAAATTATGCCTTCAGCTAA
- a CDS encoding N-acetylmuramoyl-L-alanine amidase → MVEIKKQHTKVNFTNVNIKVEYIVEHDTGVLGQTAKNNADYFEKTNRGASANYFVDKTSIYEVVPPGKKAWHVGDDRDDSDDGINNGNTIGIELCAEKDGTFHPNTLANAAWLTQKLMKDYNVPAKKVVRHYDASGKNCPQRMNTDGKWTLWYKYHKQLTGATSVSVPLPSNNTKESQHTVKSGDTLWGLSKQYNATVADLKKWNNLKSDIIVVGTKLNLGNNVKVPTANPTPVASTPKATKSIQQLVNETKAGKHGNGDARKKSLGSNYDAVMKVINGGSKPAAKPVTNKKRVYLPKSAKTWRVYKTSGPYTTGKEVGFLAPAQYGGLNYEIIKALATDVYEIKTSAFGNVAIYAAKSTGATIK, encoded by the coding sequence ATGGTAGAAATCAAAAAACAACATACAAAAGTAAACTTCACCAATGTAAATATTAAAGTAGAATACATCGTAGAACACGATACGGGCGTCCTAGGTCAGACAGCTAAAAATAATGCTGACTATTTTGAAAAGACAAACCGTGGAGCTTCTGCTAATTACTTTGTTGATAAAACATCTATTTACGAAGTTGTCCCTCCAGGTAAAAAAGCTTGGCATGTTGGTGACGACCGTGATGATTCTGACGATGGTATCAACAACGGCAATACTATTGGTATTGAGTTGTGTGCTGAGAAAGATGGTACTTTCCACCCAAATACATTAGCAAACGCTGCTTGGTTGACTCAGAAACTTATGAAAGATTACAATGTACCAGCTAAAAAAGTAGTTCGCCATTATGATGCTTCTGGTAAAAATTGCCCGCAAAGAATGAACACTGATGGAAAATGGACATTGTGGTATAAGTACCACAAACAATTAACAGGAGCTACATCTGTATCTGTCCCTTTACCTTCAAATAACACTAAGGAATCACAGCATACCGTTAAATCTGGCGATACTCTTTGGGGATTGTCTAAACAGTATAATGCAACTGTTGCTGACTTGAAGAAATGGAACAACCTTAAATCTGATATTATTGTTGTAGGCACTAAATTAAATTTAGGAAATAACGTTAAAGTGCCTACTGCAAATCCTACACCTGTTGCAAGTACTCCAAAAGCTACCAAATCTATTCAACAACTTGTCAATGAAACCAAAGCCGGTAAACATGGTAATGGAGATGCGCGCAAGAAATCATTAGGTTCCAACTATGATGCAGTAATGAAAGTTATCAACGGTGGCTCAAAACCTGCAGCTAAACCAGTCACTAATAAAAAACGTGTCTATCTTCCCAAATCAGCTAAAACGTGGAGAGTTTACAAAACTTCAGGACCATATACTACTGGTAAAGAAGTTGGATTCTTAGCACCAGCACAATATGGCGGTTTGAATTATGAAATCATTAAAGCATTAGCTACTGATGTTTATGAAATTAAAACAAGTGCATTTGGCAACGTAGCAATCTATGCTGCTAAATCTACTGGAGCAACAATTAAATAA
- a CDS encoding rod shape-determining protein — translation MFRFGNKDIGIDLGTANTNVFVAGKGIVLREPSVVAKDTVTGEIVAVGEDARNMIGRTPGTIIAIRPMKNGVIADYDTTAAMMKYYIEKAIGKSTSKPFVMICVPSGVTEVEKRAVVDATRMAGAKDAFIIEEPFAAAIGAGLPVMDPTGSMVVDIGGGTTDVATIALGGIVSSRSIRLAGDRMDDVIIHYVRKKFNLLIGERTAEQIKIEIGCASVEKASEYGVMDIRGRDLLTGLPQTIEISAVDIAEAIQEVVEGIIVAVRETLEETSPEISADVIDHGIVLTGGGALLKNISDVIAEETDVPVFVANEPLDCVAIGTGESLKHIDIYKKRANR, via the coding sequence TTGTTTAGATTTGGAAATAAAGATATAGGAATTGATTTAGGTACTGCAAACACAAATGTATTTGTAGCTGGAAAAGGGATTGTCTTAAGAGAACCTTCAGTAGTTGCAAAAGATACTGTAACCGGGGAAATTGTTGCAGTTGGAGAAGATGCAAGAAATATGATTGGGAGAACACCAGGCACAATCATTGCTATTCGTCCTATGAAGAATGGTGTAATCGCGGATTACGATACGACAGCGGCTATGATGAAATATTATATTGAAAAAGCAATTGGAAAATCAACATCTAAACCATTTGTCATGATTTGTGTACCAAGTGGAGTTACAGAAGTCGAGAAAAGAGCCGTTGTTGATGCTACTAGAATGGCAGGCGCAAAAGATGCTTTCATTATTGAAGAGCCATTTGCAGCAGCAATCGGAGCCGGTTTGCCAGTGATGGATCCTACAGGAAGTATGGTAGTGGATATTGGGGGCGGAACCACAGATGTAGCTACAATCGCATTGGGCGGAATTGTTAGCAGCCGTTCTATTCGCTTGGCTGGAGATCGCATGGACGATGTGATCATTCACTATGTCCGCAAAAAATTCAACTTGCTTATTGGTGAACGAACAGCTGAACAAATTAAAATTGAAATTGGTTGTGCTTCTGTTGAAAAAGCATCAGAGTATGGTGTCATGGACATTAGAGGTCGAGACTTGTTAACAGGACTGCCGCAAACAATTGAAATTTCAGCGGTTGATATTGCTGAAGCTATTCAAGAAGTCGTAGAAGGCATTATTGTGGCTGTTAGAGAGACGCTTGAAGAAACATCTCCTGAAATTTCAGCAGATGTCATTGATCACGGGATTGTTTTAACTGGCGGCGGAGCTTTATTAAAAAATATTAGTGATGTTATTGCAGAAGAAACAGACGTTCCGGTTTTCGTGGCAAATGAACCGCTTGATTGTGTTGCAATAGGTACAGGAGAGTCACTAAAACACATTGATATTTATAAAAAAAGAGCAAATAGATAA
- the mreD gene encoding rod shape-determining protein MreD produces MAANWKTTTLIPLVITFLFLLDGLLTAIFSAQFLDGTKTMTPRLIVLVLILMSFYIPRSRMLVYGVIFGLIYDSYYVGILGVYVLLFPLIIYLTEKLKKILNPNPVVIGMMVIINLSLIETYLYLFYQVLGYTTINWATFLADRLGPTLLLNLVLFIIVFYPLKKITERIQEE; encoded by the coding sequence ATGGCAGCGAATTGGAAAACAACTACATTAATCCCGCTAGTGATTACTTTTTTATTTTTACTAGATGGACTATTGACGGCTATTTTTTCAGCGCAATTTCTTGATGGTACAAAAACGATGACTCCAAGGCTGATTGTATTAGTACTTATCTTAATGTCTTTTTATATTCCAAGAAGTAGAATGCTGGTTTATGGAGTTATTTTTGGCTTGATTTATGATAGTTATTATGTAGGAATTCTAGGAGTATATGTTCTTCTATTCCCTTTAATCATCTACTTAACAGAAAAACTTAAAAAAATTCTCAATCCTAATCCTGTTGTTATTGGTATGATGGTTATTATCAATCTAAGTTTAATTGAAACTTATCTTTATCTGTTTTATCAAGTGCTAGGATACACAACGATTAATTGGGCAACATTTTTGGCAGACCGATTAGGGCCAACATTGCTCTTGAACTTAGTCTTGTTTATTATTGTATTTTATCCGTTAAAAAAGATAACTGAACGTATTCAAGAAGAGTAA
- a CDS encoding phage tail spike protein has protein sequence MYRVIVYDGPNDGIGTLIHSTYANTQKVSSGSVQQVVEGIDSMDFTINPRNAGWGKIKPLTTLIKVMNIKTGLNEFEGRILKPKQNMSAGGLFTIQYECESFLAYLLDSSQRHDEIHNKTIAQFLQIILDNHNSQVEAHKRFKLGNVTVTNTTDNVYRYLGYESTYDTIKDKLIDRLGGYLVVRHEADGLYLDYLAEVGTLSTTTINLKRNLKSMSREIDPTEVITRLVPLGAQIDSEDEGSTDASKARVDIKTVNGGLDYIDDVKLIAEFGIIEKTITFDDVNQPNIVKNRGQQYLASQKTSKNAFELTPLDLSLNDLDAESIVRGDWYQVENPIFVINEPLQVVQKNLNIVNPLDIKTTIGDKFKTLTQYQVEANKGLKQFDKLRTAVTNQSLTIATLKKSNTEITASYNAMQLSYNNLATTLEIDADTGTSLALNHLKTAIDNLGDKIVSYGAATSSSDGLMSSADKIKLDNLREATQSQSGLLSATDKVKLDLVVTSSRIDLNDVMARIIALENPTV, from the coding sequence ATGTATCGAGTAATTGTTTATGATGGACCAAACGACGGTATTGGAACACTTATTCATTCTACTTATGCAAACACTCAAAAAGTATCATCTGGTAGCGTTCAGCAAGTTGTTGAAGGGATTGACTCAATGGACTTTACAATCAATCCTAGAAACGCTGGTTGGGGAAAAATTAAGCCGTTAACCACATTGATAAAGGTAATGAATATAAAAACAGGTTTAAATGAGTTTGAGGGTAGAATACTAAAGCCAAAACAAAACATGAGTGCAGGTGGATTATTTACGATTCAATATGAATGTGAATCATTTTTAGCTTATTTATTGGATTCTTCTCAAAGACATGATGAGATTCATAACAAAACCATAGCACAATTCTTACAAATTATTTTAGATAATCACAATTCGCAAGTTGAAGCTCATAAACGCTTTAAATTAGGTAATGTTACTGTTACGAATACGACCGATAACGTGTATCGATATTTAGGTTACGAAAGCACTTACGACACAATCAAAGATAAGCTAATCGATAGATTAGGCGGTTATTTAGTCGTTCGGCATGAAGCAGATGGTTTGTATTTAGATTATCTAGCAGAAGTAGGAACACTGTCCACAACCACAATCAATTTAAAACGTAACCTAAAAAGCATGTCACGAGAGATTGATCCGACGGAAGTTATCACTCGATTGGTTCCTTTAGGCGCTCAAATCGACAGTGAAGATGAAGGCTCGACTGACGCTAGTAAAGCAAGGGTAGATATCAAAACAGTCAATGGTGGATTAGATTATATCGATGATGTGAAACTGATTGCTGAGTTTGGTATTATCGAAAAAACCATCACGTTTGACGATGTTAACCAGCCAAATATTGTAAAAAATAGAGGACAGCAATACCTAGCTAGTCAAAAAACATCTAAGAATGCATTTGAATTAACGCCGCTTGATTTAAGTTTAAATGATTTAGATGCTGAAAGTATCGTTCGCGGAGATTGGTACCAAGTTGAAAACCCTATATTTGTTATCAATGAGCCGTTACAAGTCGTTCAAAAGAATTTAAATATCGTTAATCCGTTGGACATCAAAACAACGATAGGTGATAAGTTTAAGACATTAACGCAGTATCAAGTTGAAGCTAATAAAGGTTTGAAGCAATTCGATAAATTAAGAACAGCAGTAACGAATCAATCCCTAACAATAGCAACATTAAAAAAATCAAACACTGAAATTACAGCAAGCTACAACGCTATGCAACTATCTTACAATAATTTAGCTACAACGTTAGAAATTGACGCAGATACTGGAACAAGTTTAGCGTTGAATCATCTGAAAACAGCTATTGATAATCTTGGAGACAAAATTGTCAGTTATGGCGCAGCAACCAGTTCAAGTGATGGTTTAATGAGCTCGGCAGATAAAATCAAGTTAGATAACTTGAGAGAAGCGACTCAATCACAGAGTGGTCTTTTAAGTGCCACCGATAAGGTTAAGTTGGATTTAGTTGTTACTAGTAGTAGAATTGATTTAAACGATGTAATGGCAAGAATAATAGCTTTAGAAAACCCTACAGTATAG
- the minD gene encoding septum site-determining protein MinD translates to MGIAIVITSGKGGVGKTTSTANLGTALALQGKRVCLIDMDIGLRNLDVILGLENRIIYDIVDVVEGRTKLHQAIIKDKRFNDNLYLLPAAQNADKNDVNGEQMIEIVSELKKEYDYILIDCPAGIEQGFQNSIAAADQAILVTTPEISAIRDADRIIGLLEQTELEPPRLIINRIRKRMMQDGEVMDIDEITRHLSIDLLGIVFDDDDVVRSSNKGDPIVLNPKNPASQGYRNIARRILGETVPLMTLTKEKPTLWQKLFGKRK, encoded by the coding sequence ATGGGTATAGCAATCGTTATTACATCTGGAAAAGGCGGTGTAGGAAAAACAACTTCCACTGCAAATTTAGGTACCGCTCTTGCTCTTCAAGGAAAGAGAGTTTGTTTGATAGATATGGATATTGGGCTAAGAAATTTAGATGTTATTCTAGGGTTAGAAAATCGCATTATTTATGACATTGTTGATGTAGTAGAAGGCCGCACGAAATTGCATCAAGCAATTATAAAAGACAAACGGTTTAACGATAATTTGTATTTGCTTCCTGCAGCTCAAAACGCAGATAAAAATGATGTAAATGGCGAACAAATGATTGAAATTGTTTCTGAATTAAAAAAAGAATACGATTATATTTTAATTGACTGCCCGGCTGGAATTGAACAAGGGTTTCAAAATTCGATTGCAGCAGCAGATCAAGCAATCTTAGTGACAACCCCTGAAATCTCTGCTATTCGTGATGCAGATCGAATCATCGGACTATTAGAGCAAACAGAACTTGAACCGCCTCGTTTAATTATAAATCGTATTCGTAAACGAATGATGCAAGATGGAGAAGTAATGGACATTGATGAAATCACTAGACATTTATCGATTGATTTATTAGGAATCGTTTTTGATGATGATGATGTAGTCCGCTCTTCTAATAAGGGAGATCCTATTGTTTTAAATCCAAAGAATCCTGCTTCTCAAGGATATCGAAATATTGCTCGTCGGATTTTAGGCGAAACAGTTCCTTTGATGACGTTGACAAAAGAAAAACCTACTTTGTGGCAGAAATTATTTGGCAAGCGGAAATAA
- a CDS encoding septum site-determining protein MinC: MKQSVTLKGTKDSFVLSLDEAASFVSIMKELNELLEHLHGEQKRSKEVQKDIYLEIKTGNRLLSQEQQERVIEEIESKSTFLIKKITSSVVTYEKAIEWQEAVSLQMEVQTVRSGQVLTAPGDLLFVGKVHPGGMLRANGSIFIIGELMGIAHAGFEGDTNAVIVADFHTDAQIRIADSIQIIEKKNNHQDSIRKNEFAYINDLHILDFNSLEQLIKMRPNLGKVIGGLNEWV, from the coding sequence GTGAAACAAAGTGTGACATTAAAAGGAACTAAAGACAGCTTTGTGTTAAGCTTGGATGAAGCAGCTTCTTTTGTATCCATCATGAAAGAATTAAATGAACTACTTGAACATCTACATGGTGAACAAAAAAGGTCGAAAGAAGTTCAAAAAGATATTTATCTAGAGATAAAAACAGGAAACCGCCTGTTATCTCAAGAACAACAAGAACGAGTGATTGAAGAAATCGAATCAAAAAGTACGTTTTTAATTAAAAAAATTACGTCTAGTGTCGTGACCTATGAAAAAGCAATTGAATGGCAAGAGGCAGTAAGCCTTCAAATGGAAGTGCAAACGGTTAGAAGTGGACAAGTTTTAACGGCACCAGGTGATCTTCTTTTTGTCGGTAAGGTCCACCCTGGTGGCATGCTTCGAGCAAACGGAAGCATCTTTATCATTGGTGAATTGATGGGAATCGCACATGCTGGATTTGAAGGCGATACAAATGCAGTAATTGTTGCGGATTTTCATACGGATGCACAAATTAGAATTGCAGACAGCATACAGATCATTGAGAAGAAAAACAATCATCAAGACAGCATTAGAAAAAATGAATTTGCCTATATCAATGATCTACATATTTTAGATTTTAATTCATTGGAACAATTAATAAAAATGCGTCCAAATTTAGGTAAAGTGATTGGAGGATTAAACGAATGGGTATAG
- the mreC gene encoding rod shape-determining protein MreC, whose protein sequence is MNQFFSNKKLIILLVSMIVSLGLIAFSITGSGNIPILQQLTNDITAVVSRVVAKPTNAVVDFLESVDRLKNTYEENQLLKSKIDKLYETEVEIADLKQNNEKLKEQLDLTATLSDYESINGAVISRNPDSWVDQIVVDKGSQNGIELDMSVMSGNGLIGRVVEVNPTSSKVQLVTTLDQNNNRVAASVSTDEGVVHGIVNGYDPETNRLVMKQITTDAEIKEGDQVMTSGLGGVSPSALLIGTIEEVKLDSFGLSQEAYIVPASDTNDIRYVTFIKRSAESGE, encoded by the coding sequence TTGAATCAGTTCTTTTCAAATAAAAAACTAATCATTTTGTTAGTAAGTATGATTGTCTCCTTAGGCTTGATAGCCTTTTCAATTACAGGAAGTGGAAACATTCCTATCCTGCAACAACTTACTAATGATATTACTGCAGTTGTTTCTCGTGTAGTAGCAAAACCGACGAATGCAGTTGTTGATTTCTTAGAATCAGTAGACCGTTTAAAAAATACGTATGAAGAAAATCAATTATTGAAATCAAAAATTGATAAACTGTACGAAACAGAAGTAGAAATTGCAGATTTAAAACAAAATAATGAAAAGCTTAAAGAACAATTAGATTTAACAGCTACCTTATCGGATTATGAATCAATCAATGGAGCAGTAATCAGTCGAAATCCTGATAGTTGGGTTGATCAAATCGTTGTAGATAAAGGAAGCCAAAATGGTATTGAATTAGATATGTCCGTTATGTCAGGAAATGGTCTGATTGGCCGTGTTGTTGAAGTCAATCCTACTAGTTCAAAAGTTCAATTAGTAACAACTTTAGATCAAAATAATAATCGAGTTGCAGCATCTGTTAGTACAGATGAAGGAGTTGTGCATGGGATTGTGAATGGATATGATCCTGAAACCAACCGATTAGTTATGAAACAAATTACAACGGATGCTGAAATAAAAGAAGGTGATCAAGTGATGACTTCTGGTTTAGGTGGAGTATCGCCTAGTGCGTTACTAATAGGAACGATTGAAGAAGTTAAATTAGACTCTTTTGGTTTGTCACAAGAAGCCTATATTGTTCCAGCATCAGATACGAATGATATTCGTTATGTAACCTTCATTAAACGATCCGCTGAAAGTGGTGAGTAA